In the Bacillus sp. FJAT-42376 genome, TATAAGCGGGATTTTGGCAGGATTTGCGGTACTGGGGATACTAAGCGGAATCTTCACAGCAGGCCTGTACAAGTGGATTCCTGTTTTAGAACCGTATTTTAAGATTGCGGGAGCGGCCTATCTTTTATACTTAACTTGGCAGATCAGCAGGCCAAAGGGTTCGAAGAAGGATGGCAGAGAGGTGCAAACCTCGTTCCTATCAGGATTTATCTTTCAGCTCATCAATATCAAAAGCATATTGTTTTTCTTAACCGTGCTGAGTGCGTTCATTTTACCCTTTCATGATTCTCTCAAATCGATTGGCTTTTATTTGTTTTTATCCATTTTTCTGGGATGGTTAGCCTTACTCTTATGGTCCGGGTTTGGCTCGCTGTTTAAAAAGGTTTTTGTCAAATATGACAGATCATTCCGGCTGATTATGAGTGTATTTTTGCTGTACTCTGCGGTTACGATTTTTCTTTGATACCAGAACAGCCGCCATATACCACTTGAAAAAGAGTCTTTTCATCCCCTGTAAATTAAAAGAGGCTGGGACATAACTAAAATTATTGTCCTTAAAGCAGAATATTTCGTTTGAAAAAAAGCACTTTTGGACTTGGCTGTTGATTTCCGCAGCAGTCGTTCGCTTTCCGCGGGGCGGGCGGTGAGCCTCCTCCTGGCTTCGCCACTGCGGGGTCTCACCTGTCCCGCTGCTCCCGCAGGAGTCTCACGCCTTCCGCTCCAATCAATAGGTGTTTAAAAACAACCATATGCTTTAACATAGCCTTTGAAAAAAGCATGAAAAACAGTAAAACCGAACGATTACGAAGCTCTATATCAGAGTTTCAAATAATCGTTCGGTTTTTTACTAGCCGAAAACCTTTTGTCCCAGCCTCATTAATGCTTTGCTTAAAATCAATCAACCCCGCGCCAAGAGGATTGCAGCTTCTGCAGCAGAACAATTTGTCCGATATGATAGGAACCGTGCATCATGACATTGCTCAGTAAACGCTCAATGGAGTACCTGTCTGCTGCATACGGTTCTTTTAGCTTTTCATCGTTTAGTTCCGCGGTGACGGTTTTTAATTCATTCATGACTTCGCTAAGGCGCTTTACGGTTTGAGCCCAGCCCGTTTCGTCTTGTGAATCTCCAGGATTCGCGAAGGTTTCTTCATTACTCTTTGCATTATGCGAATTCTCTGTGCCCTTGATTCGATGGATGACATCTACATTCCAAAAAATCAAATGGTTCACAATCTGCCAAATTGAATTGCTTGTACCATCACTTGTCCATGACGCCTCAGCCGCGGTGACTCCATCAAGGGCCTGATCCAGGGATGCAAACCATTCATTCTCGTGCCAATGCATGTCGAGCTGTTCTAAAAACAGGTTGGTTTCATTTTGCATACAATTTCTTCTCCTCACTGGTTTAAGGTGATCTTTCAACGTACAAACACAGGGGACTACCTCATTCATTTATTCGGCTCATCCAGCTTTAATTCCTTCATGAAAACAGAAATTCCGGTGGCATATGAACCTGCAAATCTTCCATTAACCTCTGCAAGATTCAAAGTTAAACATCAAACCGGTATGATCTAAGGTAATTCCAAATTTTCTCTACCGATAGGCCCTGCATGAAGGAGGATGGAACTGTGTAAGAAAACGTTTGAAATGGTTCACCAGATCGAAGCGGAAGAAGGAATCCTCTTCAAAAAGAGCTTCTTTTCATTATTCCCACAAATTACACCCATCCCCCCCAAACGCTCTTCTGCAAAAGATTCATGTAGAATGGAATTCGGTTAAACCATGAAGAATTCCAGGAAGCATCTATCAATTGCCTGCTACAGGTTCCCGTCTAGAAATGCATTCCAATGCAGTCGCGTTGCGCGCTCCACGCTCCCTGCTGTGGCACAGAGACCGAGTCCAATGTTGATCCACATGGGCAGAGTAACGGGTGAGTTGAAGGTTCCGAAGCGCTGAGCGATCTGGGGTACGTGAGTGACCGCATCGATGATCTGAGGGATGGCTAGAACCATCGGAACAATGAGCATGATCAGCGAAATGAAACGGATCCAGCGGCTTAAAGTGGGGTGTTCGCGATCAAGACGGGCACGCCGTCCTTCAGCAGAACTTTCATCCGGGATAAGCTGGTGCACCGTTCCTTCGCCGGTTACGAAATGGCAGCGTTTGAGGCCAAAGACTGTGGACGCTACCTCGATCGTTCCTCCAGCCACGGGGAAGGCGGCAGGGAGTTTAGACTCGGCATAATGTTTGCCATCGAGGTATAGGTGGGCCGTTCCTTTATCGTCATCGGCTGAGAAAAACTGCTGCCAATACGGGACGTCAACTGCGAACACGACTTGCCGGCCAGCATCGTTTGCCAATGGGAGGTAAAACAGTGCACGGGAGAGGGGCTGCCACCAGCGGAAGTCCTTTAGCGGACGCCCGTTCCCGGCCTTGACCCGCCGCGCTGCTTTTTGTCGGCGTATCTCTTTGAACATTTCCTCACCTTCCTTTAATTAAAAGCAGGGAAAAACCTGCCTCAATTTTTTCACCATGCGCTTTCACTGACGATCCACATTACCGGATCCGAATATCACCCGAAACGGTCCTTACCTTGATCACATCTGTCGTCTTTTTAGGGGATTCGGGCGCTGTGATGCGTCCGGAAGTGGTCTTCAAGTCGAAGAATCCTTTGAACTCCGGATCGGGTGACAAAGTCACATCTCCGCTGCGAACGGAGATATCCAGGCTATCCGATTGTTGCCCCGTCACAGAAACGCTGCCGGAAGTGGACTGCGCAGTGAGAGCGCCCTTCAGCCCATCCACCCTGATATCGCCAGAGTGAAGCTGGATGTCTGCATCCCCCTGGATTTGGTCCGCCGTAATATCCCCGGATTTTGCAGTTAAACTCAATCGGTCGGCGCTGACAGCTTCCGCACCCAGATTGCCGGATGCAACGGACAAGTCGATATTTTTCGCCTTCAAGCCGGTAAAATGGGCATTGCCCAAGTCCGCTTTATAGCTGATCTGCTGCAGTCTGGTTTCATCTGCCAGCGCTACAGTAACCTTCGCCTTCATAGACTTATAGTTAGGTGCTGCTAATTTCACATCCTTTTGCAGTGGGAGTTCCAGCGTATTCCCTGTGATCTCTGTCTCTTTCAACTGATCGATCGTGTTCTGCTGCATATTGCCACTGACTTCCACATAGTTGGTGTCATCGGGGCTGGCGATGAACTCCATATTCACGTCATATTCGCTCTCGATGGTGAGCGCACTCAGTTCGTCCCGTTTAAACGCCCATTTTTGCTCGTGCGCCGGCAATGTGTCGACAAAATTAAGCGGCTGACAAGCCGTTCCAGCCAAGCTCAAGACAATCAATACGATTGCTGGGAAATACCACTTTTTAAAGGGCAAGAATAACTCACTCCTTTCAAATCTTCTGTTTCTTAATTTGAATTTTTGATTGTTTATCTTCGGATCGAAAGCCAACTTCCATACGTTCCGCATCTCCAAAGCCATTCTAACGGACCATATTTGAAATACTTAAGCCAATACGAAGAAGCGATGATTTGCACGATCACTACAAGGAGACACGTTATCGCTGAAGTCGTGTAGGAAACTATCGTATTAACTGGAATGAACATCGCAATGATAATCAGGATAACGGATTGGCCAATATAATTGGTAAACGCCATTCGTCCGAATGCATTTAATGGGGATAACATTTTCCGAATATGGGGTTCAAGCAAAACAAGAAAACTGACGTACAAAACAGAGAAAAACGGAGCAAATGCTAAGGACAATTCTGTAAAGGCATAAAAGGCAACATTCGAGTCGGTCTGTGCTTCGGATAACTCAATACCAGTCATACGGTTAGCCGATCCATTGTCAGGTGCTTCTTGCCAAAGAAAAACAGCTAGAATACATGTTGCTATAAATGAAAGAATAGCAGCTATCTTCCACATCTTTCGATTACTTATATAATTTTCAAAAACGCGATATTGCCCGAACGCCAGACCCAAGATGAAAAAGGGGAAAATGGCGAGCAGTTTATTTTCCAGATAACTCGCTAGAATGATCCCTGCTATCCCTAATATCAGGTTCATCTGTTTTGGAGCCTTATCAAGAAAAAACACAGGAAGCCCCATAATGGCATAGAGCAGCAAGGTTTCGCCATCGTATATTAGGTGATGCAAGACTCCTGCTGCAAGTAAAACCAGCATACGCCTAATAAAAAGGGTGGATGGATGGTCACTTTTCTCTTTCGCCCTGGATAAGAAAATCCAAAGTCCCAATCCGAACAAAAAGGAAAATATAGCGTAAAAGCGTCCTTCAACAAACAAATACAAGAAACGCTGAACCCAAATATCCTGTTGCGTTCCTGATAAATTAACGTTTGTTCTCCAAAGAGCCAGCACATTAACAAAAGGAAGACCCATTAACGCAAAACCTCTAATTAAATCAATAACATCAATTCGTTCCTTACTTATCGTTGGTTCCATTATGACTTACCCCTTCTTTATCAATTCCGCAACGATAGGAGCCCTGTCTTTAAAGAGAACTAGCCACAACGGCAGTCAGGATGGTTATCGATCCATTGTAGGTTGCATGGACGATAACCCCGGGCCACACGGAGCCCGTCCGGTAAAACAAATAACCAGTGGCCAAACCCGTTGCGAAAGCAGACAGCCATACTTCATTCAAACCGTGAACTACAGCAAAAATAAGAGCACTGCCAATTATGCTGATCCAGGGACCATACTTTTTCAGCGCATTGGTTAATACGGCGCGGAAAGCAAATTCTTCCCCGAGCGGTGTCAATACAGCAATCATCAGAAATTGAGCGATGAATGCGAGTGTTCCTCCGCTCGCTGCAGATTCATAAGACGCCTGGGTGTTATTGCCGCTGACTCCGATATAAAACATAACCAGGGCGACAATCCGAGTGAATAGTAAGACACCAATTCCAAAACCAATCCCAGCCAGCAGCCACCGTACAGATGTCCCCCGGATCCCAAAAGCTTCCCTTGAGCGAATACGTAAAACATAAGCCGCAAAAAAAGCACCTAACCCCGCTATACCGGATAATGCCGCAAAACTGATTCCGCTTATAACCGAAGCATCTTCCGTGGTCGAATTAATGATTTGGGCAACACCAAGCACAAGTACAAAATAGGTGAGGCCCATTATTCCGATTTCAGGCCATCCAGGCTCCTTGCTTTTCCTTATAGTTTTTTCTGATGTATTTAACTGATTGGAATTCAACATGCTTGATCACCCCTTCATTGAAAAACGGTTGTTTGCTTCTATCCTTTAAAATAATTGCATGTTAAAATCTTATTCTTTCATAAATGGATAGATTTTAGAGGCATGGATCATTTCAAGAATTAAACGCAACACTCTCAGGAAAAGTTGCACTCTATTGAACGGAAAGGCTTTTACTCTTAAATGAAGACCTCATACCAGCTCCATAACCAGTATGTGGAATGTAGTATGGGTACATTTTAAGTATTTATTTCATATCATTCGTCAATCCCGGCTGCTTCGCAACGCCCGCCCGCCGTTCGCGCATCCAGACCAATGCGACCATGGCGATGTTGACGGCGGCAAGGATAAGCAGCGACGCATCTCCGGTTTCAGTTGAACGGTCCAGGGTGTAAACTTTGCCGCCCGCCATGAGCGAGTTGACGGTCGACATCATGACGTTGTTGGCGACGTGAAACGCGATCGACGCCTCGATGCCGCGGCTGATGATCGCAATCAGCGCTGTCGAGGCGCCGACAACGAAGAAGTACCCAAACAGCCAGGGATCGGTCGACCCGTGCATCACCGCGAAGTGAAGGCTGGAAACCAAGAGCCCGATGGCCAAAGCAGGGAGGACTGGACGCACCCATGACGCAGCGGTCGGCATGACGGCGCTTCGATACATCAGCTCTTCCCCTGCGGACTGGATCGGAGTGAACAAGAAGGTGACCACAAGCATAGCCATCGTGGTGCCAGTAAAACCGAAGGTCGTCCATCCCGGTGCTTCGGGTGCGACGAGCGCGATCACACCGATCCCGACGCTCACAAGCAGCGCCGCACCGATCAAGTACTGCACGAAGCGCTGTCTGTCGAATGCCCGTGGTGAGCTGAGCAGGCTGCGCCATGGCACTTTGGCCATCCAGGCGAGGAGCAAGACCGCCAGTACACCTGTGACCCCTATGCTCAAGCTGTCGCTTAAAAACCTCAACGGTGTATAGGCAGGTGACAGCGGTTCGTCGCTGCCTTCAATGAGGCCAACGGCCAGGCGGAACAAGACCTGCACGACAACCAGCGCCACCGATGGCACAACGATGACTGCGAGTGGCTTCCACCAGCTCATACGGATGTGGGCACCGAACGGTCTGGTGCTTTCCAGGGACGGCCGGGTATTCTTCAATCCTGCACCTTCAGCTGTATCATTTTCTTCTCTTTTTTCTTTTGGCATAGGATTTCCTCCTTTATAGTCATTTTCTAGAGACTGGGAAGTTTAAATTCTACTACTCAGTATAGTCAGCCTCTATTTCCCCTGAAGAAACAGAAGTTTACTTTCTCATAAACTTTCTGGAAAGTTGTTAATATTCTGGTAATGTTTATGTGCTACGATATTCACCGAGGTGGATAAAAGTGGAGAATGCAGAAATTTTGTTAGTGGACGATGAAAAATCAATCGTTAAATTAATGGAAACGGTTCTTAGAAAAGAGGGATTTACCCATATACATACCGCTTATACGGCAGAAGAGGCGCTCGAGTGCGTTTCCCGGCACCCCATTGATATCGTGGTGCTAGATGTCACGCTTCCTGGACAGAGCGGTTTCACAATTTGTCCGAAAATCAGGGAAATCTCCGATGCTTACATTCTCTTTTTGACAGCCCGCGTCTCCGACCTTGATGTGCTGACAGGATTTGCGATCGGCGGGGACGATTACATTACGAAGCCCTTCAACCCGCTTGAAATTGCAGCGAGAATTAAGGCGAGGCTCCGGCGGAACCAGGCTCATGCCCCTTCCTTAAAAGAGACTGGCAGGAAGCATGATTTCGGGCGCTTTATCCTGGACGAAGAGGCAGGGGAACTGATCGTCGAGGGCAGAATCGTGCAGACGCCTGCCCAGGTATTTCTTCTGCTGCAGTATATGTGCCAGCATCCGAATACCGTCATTTCGAAGACAAAGATGCTTGAAGCTGTATGGGGCTTTGACAGCTTTGTGGATGACAATACGGTTACGGTACACATTCGAAGAATCCGGGAAAGAATCGAGAAAGATCCGAGCCAGCCTGAACTGCTCGTGACCGTGCGCGGACTGGGCTACAAGCTGGTCAAGGGGAATAAGGGTTAATGTCACTAAGAAGGAGACTGGCTCTTCACTTCTCCCTTCAGTTCATTTCCATCATGGTGTTTGTTGGGATTATTTCTCTGGTCCTTCTATTTGTGCTTCTGATGCATGTAAACAGAGAAGAAATGAAGCAAAACTTCCCTGAAGGCGCCGTTGAAAACATTGCAATTGATACACAGATCAAGGAAAATAAGGCCACCATCAGCGATGCGTGGAAACATCAGCTCGAAGAACGAAATCTCTGGGTGCAGGTTATTGATATGGAAGGAGACGTCATCGGATCAGAAAATACACCTGAATTCCTGCCTGACTCCTACTCGGTCAGCGAGATTCTCCAGATTGAAAAAACGAACCAATATGAAGGCTTCTAC is a window encoding:
- a CDS encoding response regulator transcription factor → MENAEILLVDDEKSIVKLMETVLRKEGFTHIHTAYTAEEALECVSRHPIDIVVLDVTLPGQSGFTICPKIREISDAYILFLTARVSDLDVLTGFAIGGDDYITKPFNPLEIAARIKARLRRNQAHAPSLKETGRKHDFGRFILDEEAGELIVEGRIVQTPAQVFLLLQYMCQHPNTVISKTKMLEAVWGFDSFVDDNTVTVHIRRIRERIEKDPSQPELLVTVRGLGYKLVKGNKG
- a CDS encoding type II CAAX endopeptidase family protein, which produces MLNSNQLNTSEKTIRKSKEPGWPEIGIMGLTYFVLVLGVAQIINSTTEDASVISGISFAALSGIAGLGAFFAAYVLRIRSREAFGIRGTSVRWLLAGIGFGIGVLLFTRIVALVMFYIGVSGNNTQASYESAASGGTLAFIAQFLMIAVLTPLGEEFAFRAVLTNALKKYGPWISIIGSALIFAVVHGLNEVWLSAFATGLATGYLFYRTGSVWPGVIVHATYNGSITILTAVVASSL
- a CDS encoding DUF4097 family beta strand repeat-containing protein: MPFKKWYFPAIVLIVLSLAGTACQPLNFVDTLPAHEQKWAFKRDELSALTIESEYDVNMEFIASPDDTNYVEVSGNMQQNTIDQLKETEITGNTLELPLQKDVKLAAPNYKSMKAKVTVALADETRLQQISYKADLGNAHFTGLKAKNIDLSVASGNLGAEAVSADRLSLTAKSGDITADQIQGDADIQLHSGDIRVDGLKGALTAQSTSGSVSVTGQQSDSLDISVRSGDVTLSPDPEFKGFFDLKTTSGRITAPESPKKTTDVIKVRTVSGDIRIR
- a CDS encoding DinB family protein, which translates into the protein MQNETNLFLEQLDMHWHENEWFASLDQALDGVTAAEASWTSDGTSNSIWQIVNHLIFWNVDVIHRIKGTENSHNAKSNEETFANPGDSQDETGWAQTVKRLSEVMNELKTVTAELNDEKLKEPYAADRYSIERLLSNVMMHGSYHIGQIVLLQKLQSSWRGVD
- a CDS encoding DUF418 domain-containing protein translates to MEPTISKERIDVIDLIRGFALMGLPFVNVLALWRTNVNLSGTQQDIWVQRFLYLFVEGRFYAIFSFLFGLGLWIFLSRAKEKSDHPSTLFIRRMLVLLAAGVLHHLIYDGETLLLYAIMGLPVFFLDKAPKQMNLILGIAGIILASYLENKLLAIFPFFILGLAFGQYRVFENYISNRKMWKIAAILSFIATCILAVFLWQEAPDNGSANRMTGIELSEAQTDSNVAFYAFTELSLAFAPFFSVLYVSFLVLLEPHIRKMLSPLNAFGRMAFTNYIGQSVILIIIAMFIPVNTIVSYTTSAITCLLVVIVQIIASSYWLKYFKYGPLEWLWRCGTYGSWLSIRR
- a CDS encoding CPBP family intramembrane glutamic endopeptidase, which encodes MPKEKREENDTAEGAGLKNTRPSLESTRPFGAHIRMSWWKPLAVIVVPSVALVVVQVLFRLAVGLIEGSDEPLSPAYTPLRFLSDSLSIGVTGVLAVLLLAWMAKVPWRSLLSSPRAFDRQRFVQYLIGAALLVSVGIGVIALVAPEAPGWTTFGFTGTTMAMLVVTFLFTPIQSAGEELMYRSAVMPTAASWVRPVLPALAIGLLVSSLHFAVMHGSTDPWLFGYFFVVGASTALIAIISRGIEASIAFHVANNVMMSTVNSLMAGGKVYTLDRSTETGDASLLILAAVNIAMVALVWMRERRAGVAKQPGLTNDMK
- a CDS encoding LysE family transporter, whose translation is MSIVAFLSYVIITSITPGPSNILMMNEARRFGFIGSWRFISGILAGFAVLGILSGIFTAGLYKWIPVLEPYFKIAGAAYLLYLTWQISRPKGSKKDGREVQTSFLSGFIFQLINIKSILFFLTVLSAFILPFHDSLKSIGFYLFLSIFLGWLALLLWSGFGSLFKKVFVKYDRSFRLIMSVFLLYSAVTIFL